A genomic segment from Vanacampus margaritifer isolate UIUO_Vmar chromosome 3, RoL_Vmar_1.0, whole genome shotgun sequence encodes:
- the mrps27 gene encoding small ribosomal subunit protein mS27, which produces MAASVWRRCMTAAVKVQRLSPSVSTRRWLLSAAYSDATLWEAREKDPQNLALLASNMDRTYEKNLPVSSLTVSQFVDNISSREEVDQAEYYLYKFRHSPNCWYLRDWTIHSWVRQCLKYGARDKALHTLQNKVQYGIFPDNFTFNLLIDSYLRDEDFKSASSVVGEVMLQEAFDLPSTQILSLYTLASYLATRPQLTVSQERALGASLLICGLRQDSSVGVTARFLGNVLLGKVEMQKGIHAVFKGMPLFWERGYMSRALAVMDGVAASAGDVKLAKDSLAFLEDVLHELSSTSSDSSDSSGDESAGGGEGKEEVDEDDQAEREKLSEYDSKFKAMVSQLESQGKVDASDFRTLATGLAQQLLPSVERPDLDQYETALRAWEAERRQLIQRERETRRKAEEEKRERLAAKAAMQQQA; this is translated from the exons ATGGCAGCCTCCGTCTGGAGACGCTGTATGACTGCTGCTGTCAAAGTTCAACGTTTATCTCCGTCTGTGTCAA CCAGAAGATGGTTACTTTCAGCAGCATATTCGGACGCCACGTTGTGGGAAGCAAGAGAAAAAGACCCTCAGAATTTGG CTTTGCTGGCCAGCAACATGGACAGGACATATGAGAAGAATCTTCCTGTTAGCTCACTGACTGTGTCACAG tttgtGGACAACATATCATCTCGAGAGGAGGTGGATCAAGCCGAGTACTACCTTTACAA GTTCCGTCACAGTCCAAATTGTTGGTACCTTCGAGACTGGACTATTCACAGTTGGGTCAGGCAGTGTCTGAAATACGGCGCCAGAGACAAGGCCCTGCACACGCTTCAAAACAAG GTCCAGTATGGAATctttcctgacaacttcacctTCAACCTGCTCATTGATTCCTACCTGAGGGACGAGGACTTCAAGA GCGCGTCGTCCGTGGTGGGCGAGGTGATGCTCCAGGAGGCCTTTGACCTTCCGTCCACGCAGATCCTCTCTCTGTACACTCTGGCCAGTTACCTAGCAACCCGACCTCAACTCACC GTGTCGCAGGAGCGAGCGCTGGGGGCGTCGCTGCTCATCTGCGGCCTCAGGCAAGACAGCAGCGTAGGCGTCACCGCTCGCTTCCTGGGAAACGTTCTGCTCG GCAAGGTGGAGATGCAGAAGGGCATCCACGCTGTGTTTAAAGGCATGCCCCTCTTCTGGGAGCGAGGATATATGAGTCGAGCACTGGCTGTCATGGACGGTGTTGCTGCCTCCGCCGGTGACGTCAAACTGGCCAAAGACTCC TTGGCTTTTCTGGAGGACGTGCTACACGAGCTGTCGTCCACCTCGTCCGACTCGTCCGATTCATCTGGCGACGAGTCGGCAGGGGGGggagaaggaaaagaagaagttgaTGAAGATGACCAGGCGGAGAGGGAAAAGCTTTCTGAATATGACAGCAAATTCAAG GCGATGGTCAGCCAGCTGGAAAGTCAGGGCAAAGTCGACGCGTCCGACTTCCGGACATTGGCGACCGGTCTGGCCCAACAACTGCTGCCCTCAGTGGAGAGACCGGACCTGGATCAGTACGAGACTGCGCTGCGGGCGTGGGAGGCCGAGAGGAGGCAGCTGATCCAGAGGGAGCGGGAGACCAGGAGGAAGGCCGAAGAGGAGAAGCGGGAGCGACTCGCTGCCAAGGCGGCGATGCAGCAGCAGGCTTAA